A segment of the Candidatus Methanoperedens sp. genome:
GAGCCATGAAATAAGGCGTATCCTGCGCAATACTTTCAATATAATCTATGGATTCATGTATTTTCTTAACTATAATTTCTTTTTCCCCGCCTGTATAGATGGCCACACCGCTGCCTTTCAGCACTTCCTTCATCACGTCCCTGTATTTAGCGAACTTTTTCACTTCTCTCATTCTACCATGCCTTCTCGGCAAGAGTTAATGTAATATAAGTGCCTGTGCCAGCATGACTGTGGAATCCACCTCGTTTTGCATTCCTTACTTGCAGAGTATCATCCCCGAATTTCTCAGAAATTTTATTCTGCAACTGCCAGAGAGAAAATACGGCTTGCATTATTCCTGTAGCTCCTATAGGATGACCGCATGCGAGAAGTCCTCCTGAGGGGTTCACTGGAAGCTCTCCCTTTTCAGGCAGCTCCAATCCATAATCAATGTCCGGCATGAAAGTATAACCTTTATCGATGAATTCTCTGGAATAGCCGCATGGGCACAATCCAAGGTCTTCATATGTCTGTGCTTCTGACATTGTGTATGCATCATGTATTTCCAGGAAATCCAGCTCTTCCAGAGGATCTGTTATCCCTGCCTGCATGTAAGCTTTTTTTGCAGCCACCCTGCCAGCATTGAATGAGTGGACATCAGGATATAATAATTTGTCATAATATTCAACTAGCTCTTCATTTGCCGATTCGTGAGAAAACGTGGGTACTTTTCTTTTCGGTCGGTCTTCCATGGCCATATTGTCCGTCCCAGCCCCCATTCCTATGATCTTTACAGGTCTATCTGTCAGCCTGGACGCGATATCACTGGATGCAAGAATTAATACAGCAGCACCGTCGCTCATGGTGCAGATATCGAGAGCTGTAAATGGCGTTGCTATCGGCTCTGAGTTGAGAACATCTTCCATCTTTAATTTCTTCGGGTATTGCGCGTAAGGATTGTAGAGCGCATTTGTGTGGTTCTTGATTGAAATTTTAGCCAGCTGCTCTCTCGAGGTTCCGAACTCGCTCATATGCTTATCTGCCATAAGGGCATAGAACATGCTATAAAAACCGCCCAGGTCGCAATTCCTTCTCTGGTCAGAAGCCTTGGCAATAAAATAATTACCCATCCATGTTGGAACCCGTGACATGGTTTCAAAGCCGTAACAGACGCAGAGTTCAAGATCGCCAGAAGCAATGGCTCTTATTCCCTCCTGAATGCAAAGACCTCCAGTTGCACCGCCTCCTTCCACTCTGACTCCTGGGGCAGGGCAGAGACCTATATATTCATGTGCCATTATCCCTGCCATCAACTGCCTTGAGAAATGATCGGAAAAGTAAGAACCCACGCCTCCCAGTTCGTGTGTTTCCGAGAGTTTTTCTTTGAGATATATGAATTCAGGCACATCTTTTACTGCATTATCAAATGCTTCCTTTACCATTATTTGAAATGTCCTGTCTGGATGTGCTTTTGCGAACTTCGTTACACCGCCAGCAACCATATAGACATCTCTGGAAAGTTTCCCCATAGTACTTAGTATGTAAATGAAATTTTAAATACTTTGTTTCTGGAATTCTCTAAAGGTGGTTACCGATCAAAAGTATACGACCAAGATAAAGTGTAAAAATAGGGAAGTTGTTAACGATATGAATCAATCACAAGCTTTGCGTAATATCCTCACTTCGCTTGATGGAAAAGACTATAACGACCAATAAGAATATAACATTCAGGTTAAGAAAAATAACCGAACGGGTGAGAGCATGAAGTGTAAAGTTCAGCTTTCAATCTGTCTGTCATCGTGAGAACATCTTTCATTTCAGTCGTTATTTTCCCTTCCGCCAGAGAAGATAATAATCCAAGCGGCGGCATTGCATATTCTTCTTCTTTTATAAAATGTGGATGTAAGATCTTCGCAACGGCTTTTGCAGAATCTCCAATCTTTCCGCCGACCTGGGTTGCCTTTGAGAGTTCGCCATGAAGCTCTTCATGCTCTAATTTCAATGATCTCGGTATAATGAATTCCATTTTCCAACCTCATGATATTTCACTTAGCGTTTTTATCTTCCTGCCAGGGTCCGAATAAATTATTTTCGGTATCAACACACATCGCAAGATAACCCCAGCCGGGCACAGCTGTTTTGGGCGTGATGATATTACCACCCAGCTTCTTTACCTTTGTGATGTATTCTTCAATAGAGGATACACCGATGTAATTCATAATATTCTGTGCAGGCAATCTTCTTTGTCCCATCCCGCCGCCTACCCCAGGGTTCCCATTCAAATCTTTTGTCTCGATAAGGTAGAAGGGTGTCGGCATCGGCGCCTGATTGAATTTCCAATCAAACAGCTTTTCGTAGAATTTCTTCCCTCGCTCCATATCATTTACAAGCAGGTCAAAATGAACGATTGTTGCCATTACTAACTCCCCAACTTAAACTATACTTTTCAGGATTAATATTTGTTGGTATGGGTATTAAAAGGAAAGTCCTTTCGGTTGCATATTCAACAAGATCAAAGGAATCAGAGATACGGTGAAATGCTTTACACTAAGCCAACAGCACCGAGATTATCCCTGTCAGGAATATGCCGTCAAATGTTCCTGCACCGCCAATGGAAGCCATTGGAGCTCCAAGATCAGGGATCTTTTTCAGGTTCAAGAGATCTGCACCGATCAGGCATCCAAGCGTGCCAGAGATGTATGCGAGCATGGGTGCTTGCTGGGGAGAGATAATTAAAGCCAGACCTGCAGCCATAACAGGGGGTATCAGCGCGGGAACAGCTATCCCGAGTCCCTTTACAGGTCTTGCTATCAAATGTATGAAAACAGTCATAAG
Coding sequences within it:
- a CDS encoding VOC family protein; the encoded protein is MATIVHFDLLVNDMERGKKFYEKLFDWKFNQAPMPTPFYLIETKDLNGNPGVGGGMGQRRLPAQNIMNYIGVSSIEEYITKVKKLGGNIITPKTAVPGWGYLAMCVDTENNLFGPWQEDKNAK